Within the Salvia hispanica cultivar TCC Black 2014 chromosome 4, UniMelb_Shisp_WGS_1.0, whole genome shotgun sequence genome, the region atgttgatagaaaatgtatataattaattgaatttgaatagaaataactaagaaaattgaaattaatttttcatcaGTTGTAGTTTAGTTTTCATTCAgtgtttcaaaatattaattacatGTGAAGtataactaataatattaagagagttatattaaataaataagaaagaaaattaaatatagaaaatatagaGAGTCAATAGAGAAATTAAGAGGAGAGAtagaaatcataaataaatataagaaatagagagaagctgataaaaagaaaaggtcaATAATGCTTTTGAGACTGGAAAGTACAAAATGAGAAAACAAATAGAGTATATGAAAAAGAACTTcaaaagttagcaattgattacatccctagGAATTTTAGTGTCTTTAAAGTAAGCATTATTTTCCAATACGATCACACACAGAAATAATAATCCACCGGCTGCAAGCTCAGGCAGTGGAAGTGGGAAAGTTGAAGAATTTGGAGGCCTTAGCTCTTACATTTATGGCCCTTCTAATTCCAACCTTGCTGTCATTTTAGTCTCTGATGTTTATggtaatactaataaaaatgtacTCGTACATGCTTTTCTTGATTTGGGATTTTGTAAAgtttctatcttttttttgttttccaaTCATGTTATGTGCAGGATATGAAGCTCCAAATTTGAGGTACTCTCACTAATTAGTTTTCTAGATTTTGCATTATGACAAATGTTCAACCTGTAACTAACTCATGGTTATTGGCTTGTATGAATGATGTAGGAAGCTTGCAGACAAAGTCGGGGCAGCTGGATTTTGGGCCGTGGTGCCCGATTTGGTCTTCCACAGAGATCCCACTGTGCCCGATCCGAATACGTTTACTGAATGGCTTAAAACTCATGGACCTGTCAGTTACCCTTGTTCTATCCGGccatttgaaatttaattacataaacTGATAAAAGCAACATTACTTCCACTTTTACAGGATCAGGGATTTGAAGATGCAAAACCAGTTATTGAAGCTCTGAAAAGCAAAGGGATCACCAAGATTGGAGCTGCTGGCTTCTGCTGGGGAGGTTtgttaatagtattttttttacatcttATTCATGTTTTGATGAATTTATGACTTCAGCCAAGGTGGTTGTGGAGCTGTCGAAGCATCCTTACATCCAAGCTGCGGTGCTCATACATCCTTCCCTCGTCTCAGTAGAAGATATTCAGggtaaattattttgaaataatggatgaagaaaagaaaacacgAGCAATCCGTCAATAATTGTACATTATCGATCGCAGGAGTGAAGGTCCCATTATCGATACTAGGAGCTGAGATTGATCGTGTATCTCCACCAGAGGTTGTCAAGCAATTCGAAGCTGCCTTAAACGCAAAGCCTGAGGTGAAAAGCTCGAACGACTCCTTTTGCACTTCATTATCTATTTCTTGATAAAAATGGAAGGAGCTAATGATTATGAATTGGTGCAGGTGGATAGCTTTGTGAAGATATTCGCGGGGTGTTCACATGGGTGGTCCGTGAGGTACAAAGACGAAGACGAAGGGGCCGTGAAGAGGGCTGAGGAGGCTCACAAAGACATGCTGGATTGTTTGTTAAGTATCTCAACTGAATTTGGTTTACAATTTTGTTGCTTCTGTCTCTGTTGTTAGTAGCTTATGTAATACAGTAATACTTATACCAATAAAACTGTGTGGCAAATAATGTGAAGTTTTGTGAATGACAAATAGTACTTGTTTATGAAATCTATGTGTGTAAATTGCAATGCAAAACCTAGCATTGTGTTCATTTTTAGATGCAAAATTGTCAAATGCCCATTTATGAAATCATATAGGGGTaagcaaaatatatatatgtactccGGGTAACTGAATTGAAACAAATGGAAATATCATTTACGGTAATGGTCATTTTCGGATCGGATTAGATTTTTCTTCATCaaagttcaaattttttatttggttcgaattatttttgagaaaatcaAAGAATCTTAAAATCCAAATctttcattatataaaatgacAGTTTTTGGGTGGCATTTTTGGCaggaaaatggaaaagaagaGGACAACCGGTTGTATTCTTTTGAGATGATCCATCTTTCTATGTAATGTTGCAGATGCTAATAAGGCTATAGCTACAATGAGTGTAGCTCCATCTAAAATGCCTTTTCTGTGCAGTTAAGCGGGAAAAATGAGTGTATATGGAAAaggttttatatttatgtgtaGAGATGGTTCATATTCCAATAAGAAAACTGGCAATCTTGATTTAGGGAAAAAAGTTGGCACGCCAACTTTCAATTTGCCCAATAACTAAAAGAGCAAAactgaaatatttttctataaatacgAGCAAAACTTTCAAAACTCCATTAAGAAAATTCTCTCTCTATGTTGATGTCCTCTCTTTTTCAGTTCAAGGTTGGTCCTATGATGGTTTGTTTTTGAGATTGGTATTGTGAATTGGTTATTAGTAGGTTGTCTCAacattattaagaattttttagttttgatgtTTCATACTTCCTCCCTTTTTTGTACTTTCGTTAATTCTTTATTAGTTAATCTGATGTAACAAAGGATATAAATGAAGTTACATACATgagatattttcatttctctttacAGTGCAGTGGTGGAGAAATGGATTGGAGAAAGCTTTGGAACAATTCTCCTGATGTCTTCACTGAAGAAAATCTGGAAAGGTTATTCAGACTGTGATAGACCTTGGGGTCTATCGATTGATTCAAAGCACCGTTTGTGATTGCAAGaacgaaaagaaaaatagagcgtgaggctagggtttcgagaaaagattttatttcttaattcttgatgatttttttgacTCTCTAATGAACTCTTTATATATAGAGTTCGGACCCTGCTTGATTCGACTTACgattcgggaaagaatcaagaagaaaacccgaaaagatttaataactaaaatacgtaaagttcaaaataaataaataaagcaaaaataccaaaaatactttaatcaaaataatccTAATACTAATGGGACGTGAAGTCCCTGAACCTTGCGGGCCTTGATGCATTCCTCTTCGGCGGTCTCTCCTTCCGCGCCTGCTCCGGAGTCAATCGTGCCCTCCGTCTTCCTCTTGTCTTTGGTTCGTGTTCATCACCTTGCTGCTGGGCTGTCTTCTCTCCGTCCGTCGTATCATTGGACTTGGTGGTTGAGTCCCTATCAACTCCCCCTCCGTTAAAACCgaccttgtcctcaaggcgGAGCGCCGGAAAATGGTGCAGCAGAACCTCCTTTGACTCCCAAGATGGCGTTGCCGGGTCAGATGACCAATGTGTAAGCCATTGTTCCTGAGGCAGCCCGTCGACCAATACAACCCTCTCCGCGGACGCCCGTACAGGAGTATCAACAGGTTGACTCTTGCTAAAGTTGGCCGGAAGCTGATGATGTATTGTGTCTGATAGGGGAGGCACGAACGGTTTGAGCAACGACACATGAAACACGTCATGGATGCGACTCTCCAGAGGTAGCTGTAAACGGTATGCCACTTTACCAATCCGCTCTGTAATGACAAACGGACCATAGTAACGCCTACTAAGCTTAGCTGAACCAGGCCGAGCTACAGAGATTTGCCGATATGGTTGAAGGCGTAGTAACACTCGATCCCCCACATTGAACTCTACATTCCTGCGGTGTTTGTTCGCGGACTCAGTCATACGAGATTGTGCTTGTG harbors:
- the LOC125223526 gene encoding endo-1,3;1,4-beta-D-glucanase-like — translated: MSGAQCCENPPTLNSASGNGKVEEFGGLSSYIYGPSNSNLAVILVSDVYGYEAPNLRKLADKVGAAGFWAVVPDLVFHRDPTVPDPNTFTEWLKTHGPDQGFEDAKPVIEALKSKGITKIGAAGFCWGAKVVVELSKHPYIQAAVLIHPSLVSVEDIQGVKVPLSILGAEIDRVSPPEVVKQFEAALNAKPEVDSFVKIFAGCSHGWSVRYKDEDEGAVKRAEEAHKDMLDCLLSISTEFGLQFCCFCLCC